The proteins below are encoded in one region of Amycolatopsis magusensis:
- a CDS encoding ABC transporter permease, protein MGTFLRKRVISSAIPLVFVVLGVFCLARLTGNPVNLYLPLSATAEQRAAFSAEHGFDQPILVQLGDYLGQIVRLDFGTSLRTDQPAAEMVLTAFPATLQLAAVTMLIATLGAVLIGCLAAYRPNSVADRISSFLSMTAASIPDFWFAIMGVLVFGVSLAWLPTSGVSGGPEVWVLPIATLLIRPFGVLVQVVRGAMVAALSAPYTKVARSKGASEKRVVFGHALRNATTPALTVAGDLTIGLVNGAVVVETIFGWPGIGKLMIDSILQRDFAVLQAAVLLTAVTIFVLNIVIDLCYALLDARVRQVVPA, encoded by the coding sequence ATGGGGACGTTCCTGCGCAAGCGCGTCATCTCCAGCGCCATCCCGCTGGTCTTCGTGGTGCTGGGCGTGTTCTGCCTGGCCCGGCTGACCGGCAACCCGGTCAACCTCTACCTGCCGCTGAGCGCCACCGCCGAGCAGCGCGCCGCCTTCTCCGCCGAGCACGGGTTCGACCAGCCGATCCTGGTGCAGCTCGGGGACTACCTCGGGCAGATCGTCCGGCTCGACTTCGGCACCTCGCTGCGCACCGACCAGCCCGCCGCGGAAATGGTGCTCACCGCCTTCCCGGCCACGCTGCAGCTCGCCGCGGTGACGATGCTCATCGCGACGCTGGGCGCGGTACTGATCGGCTGCCTCGCCGCGTACCGGCCGAATTCGGTGGCGGACCGGATCTCCAGCTTCCTGTCGATGACCGCGGCCAGCATCCCGGACTTCTGGTTCGCCATCATGGGTGTGCTGGTGTTCGGGGTGAGCCTGGCCTGGCTGCCGACCTCCGGGGTGAGCGGCGGCCCCGAGGTGTGGGTGCTGCCGATCGCCACGCTGCTGATCCGCCCGTTCGGCGTGCTCGTCCAGGTGGTGCGCGGCGCGATGGTGGCGGCGTTGTCCGCGCCCTACACCAAGGTCGCGCGCAGCAAGGGCGCGAGCGAGAAGCGGGTGGTGTTCGGGCACGCGCTGCGCAACGCCACCACCCCGGCCCTGACCGTCGCGGGTGATCTCACGATCGGGCTGGTGAACGGGGCCGTGGTGGTGGAGACCATCTTCGGCTGGCCCGGCATCGGCAAGCTGATGATCGACTCGATCCTGCAGCGGGACTTCGCCGTGCTCCAGGCCGCCGTGCTGCTGACCGCGGTGACGATCTTCGTGCTGAACATCGTGATCGACCTCTGCTACGCCCTGCTCGACGCCCGCGTGCGCCAGGTCGTGCCGGCGTGA